Proteins from a single region of Hermetia illucens chromosome 3, iHerIll2.2.curated.20191125, whole genome shotgun sequence:
- the LOC119651175 gene encoding equilibrative nucleoside transporter 1 isoform X3, translated as MTMERAKMEISPPYDKYKLVFLTFLLHGLGTLMPWNMFITAKSYFVDFKLDESYTGTKSEYATNFLAYVGFAAQIPNVFFNWINIFVQMGGNLTTRIIWSILLEIILFVITVLLAMVDSSEWPGLFFWVTMLTVVVINMANGIYQNTVFGMAAKLPIKYTGAVVLGSNVSGLFATIIQIASSAIASSHRTAAIYYFITAMFILLLCFDTYFALPLNRFYRYHEMLNAKESEKHKTEDEHRSIPYWQIFKQSSVQMFNVFLIFFVTLSVFPAVHSDIKPLDENFIIPPQYFTIITCFLTFNFFAMLGSLLTSWVQWPKPKYLIWPVLARLVFIPLFLFCNYLPRDIERTLPVLITSDWGYWIIAILMSLSSGYLSSLGMMYAPHTVEPKYAVTAGMFAGAMLITGIFSGILFSMVFPYTVQL; from the exons tATTTCGTTGACTTTAAACTGGACGAATCGTACACAGGTACGAAATCAGAATATGCAACAAATTTCTTGGCTTACGTTGGTTTTGCTGCTCAAATACCAAATGTGTTTTTCAACTGGATTAACATCTTCGTGCAGATGGG TGGCAATCTCACAACTCGGATTATCTGGAGTATTCTACTGGAGATCATTCTCTTCGTAATCACAGTATTGCTGGCAATGGTCGATTCATCAGAATGGCCGGGATTATTTTTCTGGGTCACAATGTTAACGGTCGTTGTGATAAATA TGGCTAATGGTATTTATCAGAACACCGTGTTCGGCATGGCAGCGAAGTTGCCCATCAAATATACTGGGGCAGTAGTTTTAGGATCGAATGTTAGTGGTCTTTTTGCTACAATCATTCAGATAGCGAGTTCCGCGATTGCTTCGTCGCATCGTACAGCAGCAATCTACTATTTCATCACTGCCATGTTTATTCTACTATTGTGTTTCGATACATACTTCGCGTTGCCTTTAAAT agatTTTATAGATACCATGAAATGCTTAATGCAAAAGAATCAGAAAAACATAAGACTGAGGACGAACATAGGAGCATACCATATTGGCAAATCTTTAAGCAGAGCTCAGTGCAAATGTTCAATGTATTTTTGATATTCTTCGTGACTTTGTCTGTATTCCCAGCCGTGCATTCAGACATCAAACCACTAGACgaaaatttcataattccccCGCAatatttcactatcatcacgtGTTTCCTTACGTTTAACTTCTTTGCTATGCTTGGAAGTTTGCTGACGTCGTGGGTCCAATGG CCGAAACCAAAATATCTGATATGGCCAGTTCTTGCGCGATTGGTGTTCATCCCTCTATTCCtgttttgtaattatttgcCTAGAGATATCGAAAGGACTTTGCCAGTTTTGATTACTAGTGACTGGGGTTATTGGATTATCGCTATCTTAATGTCCCTTTCGTCAGGATATTTAAG CTCGCTCGGTATGATGTACGCGCCGCATACTGTTGAACCCAAGTACGCCGTCACTGCAGGCATGTTTGCCGGTGCTATGCTCATCACCGGTATCTTTTCTGGTATCCTGTTCTCAATGGTATTCCCTTATACTGTGCAATTGTAA